One Vigna unguiculata cultivar IT97K-499-35 chromosome 7, ASM411807v1, whole genome shotgun sequence genomic region harbors:
- the LOC114190632 gene encoding protein IQ-DOMAIN 14-like, translated as MGRTGKWLRNLLTGKRDREKEKEKCGTNNLCLLNATTQNPTTPASSTTTTTTTSSNTPKEKRRWSFRRSSASRELNLAESGVTASVTVQTTTTDAENDRMKHVTVVPADAAIICFTPDSNISSTSIEEAAAIKIQSVFRSYLARKALCALRGLVKLQALVRGHLVRKQARETLRCMQALVIAQARARAQRARIVSEGKTDQNLSPYRITPEDNFFMNMYNEMESGLELEENAKIVEMAVCESKANSRGRNSSANRELSDHRFSAYYSSNGSYKEENYNASSPAPSTLTELSPRAYSGHFEECSFSTAQSSPYYNNTKLPFTFPKPPYTEAMSYDHPLFPNYMANTESSRAKARSQSAPKARPDSVERQPSRRRASMEGRNVPKPVRMQRSSSHVGITAQNYQYPWSIKLDRSIVSECGSTSTVLTNSNYYCT; from the exons ATGGGGAGAACAGGCAAATGGCTCAGAAACTTGTTGACAGGGAAGAGAGAcagagaaaaagagaaggaaaaatgTGGTACCAACAACCTCTGTCTGTTAAATGCCACAACACAGAATCCAACAACTCCTGCttcttcaacaacaacaacaacaacaacatcatcaaacACTCCGAAGGAGAAAAGAAGGTGGAGTTTCAGGAGATCATCAGCTTCCAGGGAACTGAATCTTGCAGAATCTGGTGTCACTGCCTCAGTGACAGTGCAAACTACCACCACAGATGCTGAGAATGATCGAATGAAACATGTTACTGTGGTGCCTGCTGATGCTGCTATCATCTGCTTCACTCCTGATTCCAATATATCGTCAACAAGTATTGAAGAGGCTGCAGCCATTAAAATTCAGTCAGTTTTTCGGTCCTACTTG GCAAGAAAGGCTCTGTGTGCTCTTAGAGGACTAGTGAAGTTGCAGGCACTAGTGAGGGGTCATTTGGTGAGAAAACAGGCCAGGGAGACACTAAGATGCATGCAGGCTTTGGTCATAGCACAAGCCAGGGCTCGTGCTCAGAGGGCAAGGATCGTGTCAGAAGGAAAAACTGATCAAAATCTTTCACCCTACAGAATAACCCCAGAGGACAACTTCTTCATGAACATGTATAAT GAAATGGAAAGTGGTTTGGAATTGGAAGAGAATGCCAAGATTGTTGAGATGGCTGTTTGTGAATCCAAAGCTAACTCCAGAGGCAGAAACAGCTCTGCAAATAGAGAACTTTCTGATCACAGATTTTCTGCATATTATTCATCAAACGGTTCATACAAGGAGGAAAACTACAATGCATCATCACCTGCACCATCAACACTGACAGAATTGAGTCCAAGAGCATACAGTGGTCATTTTGAGGAGTGTTCCTTCAGCACAGCACAAAGCAGTCCCTATTACAACAACACAAAGCTACCCTTTACCTTCCCTAAACCACCCTACACAGAGGCCATGTCCTATGACCACCCTTTGTTTCCAAACTACATGGCCAACACAGAATCATCAAGGGCCAAAGCCAGATCACAGAGTGCACCAAAGGCAAGGCCAGATTCTGTTGAGAGGCAACCAAGCAGAAGAAGGGCTTCAATGGAAGGTAGAAATGTGCCAAAGCCAGTTAGGATGCAGAGGTCATCTTCTCATGTTGGTATCACTGCTCAAAACTACCAATATCCTTGGTCAATAAAGCTTGACAGGTCCATAGTCAGTGAGTGTGGCTCTACAAGCACAGTGCTCACAAACTCTAATTACTACTGCACATGA